The following proteins come from a genomic window of Flavobacteriaceae bacterium MAR_2010_188:
- a CDS encoding Starch-binding associating with outer membrane, whose product MKKFFLISSILLFIGCSSNLEDLNVDKKNATSAPGDAFFNLALKNMSDLLSGITYGATVNPWNGSRLLVQQISSVTYNEGTTYFLNFNWDGVYQNVLINLQQSEKVIAASKTSSEPASINKLAIVEIMTVYTYSRLVEAFGDIPYSEALDVNNITPKYDDAETVYLDLLSRLDAAIDNLDESQSSWDQDIMYSGDVGSWKKFGKSLQLQMGMRIVDSNPQLASETIADAVSGVFTSNDDNAIIVHLSAPPNTAELWTDLAVGNRKDYVGAEPFINLLNELDDPRRTVYFQDVNGEYVGSPSGLVVNYNDFSKFGEIFYQPTTPVIFLDYASVEFFLAEAAERNIASVTDPEEHYNAAITASFEYYGVEDGIAEYLAQPEVAYTTAEGPWKQKIAVQKWLALFNQSPEAYTEWRRLDYPILLAPPDSFIDTVPVRFRYPISEQTLNSENYENAATAIGGDLLTTKLFWDVY is encoded by the coding sequence ATGAAAAAGTTTTTTCTCATTAGTTCAATTCTTTTATTCATAGGTTGCTCGTCTAATTTAGAAGATCTAAATGTGGACAAAAAAAATGCAACTTCTGCACCAGGAGATGCGTTTTTCAATTTGGCACTCAAAAATATGTCCGATTTATTGAGTGGTATAACATATGGAGCCACGGTAAATCCGTGGAACGGTTCAAGATTACTCGTTCAACAGATATCCTCGGTCACCTATAATGAAGGAACTACTTACTTTTTAAATTTTAATTGGGATGGTGTATATCAAAACGTTTTGATAAACTTACAGCAAAGTGAAAAGGTCATTGCTGCTTCTAAAACAAGTTCTGAACCCGCTTCAATCAACAAACTTGCGATTGTAGAAATTATGACGGTATATACGTATAGTCGACTTGTAGAGGCATTTGGAGATATACCTTATTCAGAAGCCTTAGACGTAAATAACATTACTCCAAAATATGACGATGCTGAAACGGTATACCTTGACTTGCTAAGTAGGTTGGACGCTGCAATTGATAATCTTGACGAATCTCAATCGTCCTGGGATCAGGATATAATGTATTCAGGTGACGTAGGTAGTTGGAAAAAGTTTGGTAAATCACTCCAATTACAAATGGGTATGCGGATTGTCGATTCTAATCCGCAATTGGCTAGTGAAACAATTGCTGACGCAGTTTCTGGTGTCTTCACTTCTAATGACGACAATGCCATTATAGTGCATTTGAGCGCGCCGCCGAATACCGCAGAACTTTGGACCGACCTAGCCGTAGGTAACAGAAAGGATTATGTTGGCGCCGAACCATTTATAAATTTATTAAATGAACTAGACGATCCTAGAAGGACAGTTTATTTTCAAGATGTTAACGGGGAGTACGTTGGTTCACCTTCAGGATTAGTTGTAAATTATAATGATTTTTCCAAGTTTGGTGAAATCTTTTATCAACCGACTACTCCAGTTATATTTCTTGATTATGCATCTGTAGAATTCTTTCTCGCCGAAGCCGCCGAGCGCAATATAGCATCAGTAACTGACCCTGAAGAACACTACAATGCAGCTATAACTGCATCTTTTGAATATTATGGTGTAGAAGATGGAATAGCTGAATATCTAGCGCAACCAGAAGTCGCCTACACTACCGCTGAAGGTCCATGGAAGCAAAAAATAGCTGTTCAGAAGTGGCTAGCTCTTTTTAACCAGAGTCCTGAAGCATATACTGAATGGAGGAGATTAGATTATCCTATACTGTTGGCACCACCAGATTCTTTTATCGATACCGTTCCGGTTAGATTCAGATACCCAATTTCTGAACAAACACTAAATAGTGAAAATTATGAAAATGCTGCAACAGCGATAGGGGGTGATTTATTGACCACCAAGCTTTTTTGGGATGTTTATTAG